The window TTTTTTGATAAGGATACATGTCTTATATCAGCTTTTTCAATCAGTTTAAACATTTCAATATATACAGTGTTTTGGGATAGAGTTTGAAGAGTAAGTGGTGTTATAAACTCAGTAGCATTTTTGGTCATTATTACTACTACATTCGCTCCCAGATCCTTTAATCTACTCACAAGTGCTGCTGATTTATATGCAGAAATCCCGCCAGTAACTCCCAAAATTATAGTTTTCCCTTTTAACATTTTATCCTCCAGGCTTTATTATTTTATAAATTAATAATTAATATAATTTACATTAAATTATGTAAAGCAACCCTTTAGGATTACATTATTAAGCAAGGCTAAAGCCTTGCCCTACATCTTATAAGTTTTATCTTAATTCTTCAAATATAAATTTAACTAGTTTCTTAGCTATATTCTTTTTACCCTTTTTAACATCTATAACTTTTCCATTTTTGTCTACAAAGTACGCTATGTGCCTGTCTTTTTCTAAATCTTTTAAATCGTTTGCCACCATCAAATCAGAATTACTCTTTATTAATACCTCATGAGCAATTTTAATTAACTCTTCTTTGGTTTTGTTAAACTCTAATTTAAACCCTATGAGAAATATGTTTGGATCAATTTTTTTTATTATCTCTATTACTTTTGGAGTTTTTATTAACCTTATTACCCACTCATTCTTACCAGAAGTGACTTTATCACTTATATATTTATCTGGAACATAATCTAAAACTGCCATACTGTGAATTACAACATCACAATGTTTTTGCTTTAACTCCTGATTTATAGATTTTATTAAATCATCAACTGTTAAAATTTCTATAAGTTTTAAATGTGAGTATAACTGTTCTCCAATATCTTTTACATCTGGAATTATACTTCCCTTCCCATATATGAAAGTAACATCTGCTCCTTGATTAAGTGCTTCTTTAGCAATCTCTGTACCTAATCTACCAGTGGATTTATTTGTGATATATCGGATTTCATCAATTGGTCCTCTTGTAGGTCCAGATGTAATTAAAATATTTAATCTCTTTTTCATACTTATAACCTCGTGATATAAAATAAATTGAGTTCCTTAGTTTTTGTATATTTATTTTGTATTTAATTTTTTAAACTAACATTCTAAAACATTCTCTGTATTTTAAAAAAGCCATGTTCCTATTTTATTACATAGTGAACTACCCTTAGCTTTCGCAAAGGGCTTCATGCGAGTACATTGCCTGAATTGGCAAGCCTGTTTTTCGCATATTATCAGCAAATTGCTGATAGCCTGTCCACTTGGCATTCTGTGATAGGAAACGAGACATTATATTTATAGCTGAGTTTTTATCTCTATCTATTTCGTTTCCACAATCACATATTATAACTCTTTTATATAGTGGCATGTCATGCTTCTTACCACATACACAACACTTTTTGGAGGTGTCTCTCTCGTTGATTTCTATTACTCTTTTACCTATAAGTTCTGCTTTATAGGTTAGAAATCTAACAAATCTTCCAAGAGTTCCTGTATTCTGTATCGCTCTATTTAATCCTCTTGTTCCTTTATGGTTTGATTTACCTTTCTTTTTCTTTGACATATCTTTTACAGATAAATCACCAACAATTATCGTATTGGCTTTTGTATTGTCTATTATCTTTCTTGATAACTTATGCTGAAAATCTTTTGTTTGATTAGCAGACTTCTTTTTCATAAGCTTCAGGTTATTATTTAAAATATTCCATTTCCTGCTTCCCTTTTTACAGTGATCTCTTCTACTCTGAATACTTTGAATTTTCTTTTGCCAGTATTTA of the Actinomycetota bacterium genome contains:
- a CDS encoding phosphopantothenate--cysteine ligase; the protein is MKKRLNILITSGPTRGPIDEIRYITNKSTGRLGTEIAKEALNQGADVTFIYGKGSIIPDVKDIGEQLYSHLKLIEILTVDDLIKSINQELKQKHCDVVIHSMAVLDYVPDKYISDKVTSGKNEWVIRLIKTPKVIEIIKKIDPNIFLIGFKLEFNKTKEELIKIAHEVLIKSNSDLMVANDLKDLEKDRHIAYFVDKNGKVIDVKKGKKNIAKKLVKFIFEELR